One genomic segment of Coffea arabica cultivar ET-39 chromosome 6e, Coffea Arabica ET-39 HiFi, whole genome shotgun sequence includes these proteins:
- the LOC113694864 gene encoding uncharacterized protein: MLELTNTRQWKDEPVVNYIDRWRSLSLNCKDRLSEPSAIEMCIREMHWSLSYILQGIRPNTFEELATRAHDMELSITANATDGLPIQISRVQPPRQSNERQENKKGGKPPSRLSNKESMAINTAPMKIATKVSRKVTERLDPFQNRSIKRPTLKEMQEKEYPFLESDLQGMFDDLFKEKLLELPEMKRPEEAGQVNDPNYCCYHRLIGHPLTKCFVFKDKIMELARQGKILLEEDKASVNQTTIMFRSVCCPIEVLPTSSSALSVQTEFEKSSIENVVEDDNEGWTLVTRKRTCKPKTKKHIFPKSMRSTKAKVIVKRQNATKKQKRVTTTPISSDFQLLQEVRQPVTLREFIPKGYLSDDTDKSTSCNVVKAENPQVTQIGTEFEKKLKVDDKPLVDCATTIIFYDDDLTVEFKTHNRPLFVSAYVREQKMNQILIDGGSAVNIMSVRAMKELGISSDELSQSRLMIQGFNQGGQRAIGLIRLELLIGELSSSALFHIIEAKTSYNMLLGRPWIHENEIIPSTLHQYFKYCRDGIVKKVTADDKPFTEAETHFADAKFYLHKEAKRKESVKEESQDSKVPILRYTPRSKREEGQSSFIRNDTLNVPLTKIEPVKIEKVSLQGFVRPKEEPVVEHYSLPTNRTQEGFDPNAYRLLAKAGYNPNEKNTLGKLPPEVTGENTHGLTPTQKMLKEKGYNVESPSMGVGYQPPSPVRIMIKRASCNYVNEEMEVTSRKRSVFDRLGNKSKRTSMFDRLGPQPKNLKSPVYKRFGSKKQEYQVAREESLTPIKRNGPRKRVSNFFMHYGDLFNVRIETIFEEQGQESMASCHHITISDPEKEEEDANDAPPELEQGVKNTVDELKEINLGTSDDPRPIYISSCMTPEEEIEYVDLLLEFRDVFALNYSEMPGLDPRVAVHNLSVKRGTKPVKQTQRRFRLELIPLIENEINRLIETGFIREVKYPTWISSIVPVRKNNGQIRVCVDFRDLNEACPKDDFPLPITELTVDATTGHEALSFLDGSSGYNQIRMAPEDEELTAFRTPKGIYCYKVMPFGLKNAGATYQRAMQRIFDDMLHRNVECYVDDLVVKSKKRKDHIQDLRRVFQRLRRYQLKMNPLKCAFGVTSGKFLGFIVHQRGIEVDRSKIDAIVNMPEPRNIHELKSLQGKLAYIRRFISNLAGRCQPFSRLMKKGVPFEWDESCRNAFTSIKAYLMNPPVLAAPIPGKPLILYISAQERSVGALLAQENDEGKENALYYLSRMMTSNELNYSPIEKLCLALIFVIQKLKHYFQAHTIRLISKSNPIKYVMAKPVLSDRLARWYLQFQQFEIIYVPAKAVKEQILADFLADHPLPAE; encoded by the coding sequence ATGCTGGAGTTGACTAACACTCGTCAATGGAAGGATGAACCTGTGGTCAACTACATTGATAGATGGAGAAGTCTGAGTCTCAACTGTAAGGACAGACTGTCTGAACCCTCCGCCATAGAAATGTGCATTCGAGAAATGCATTGGAGCCTAAGCTACATTCTGCAGGGTATACGCCCAAACACATTTGAAGAATTAGCTACTCGTGCTCATGACATGGAGTTAAGCATCACGGCCAATGCAACTGATGGGCTTCCTATTCAAATTTCGCGAGTGCAGCCGCCTCGTCAAAGCAATGAaaggcaagaaaataaaaaagggggCAAGCCTCCTTCAAGACTCAGTAATAAGGAGTCCATGGCAATAAATACAGCCCCCATGAAAATTGCTACCAAAGTGAGCCGAAAGGTCACTGAGAGGTTGGATCCATTTCAAAATAGGTCAATAAAAAGACCCACGTTAAAAGAGATGCAAGAAAAAGAATACCCATTTCTTGAATCTGATTTACAAGGGATGTTTGATGACCTTTTCAAGGAGAAACTCCTTGAACTTCCCGAAATGAAGCGTCCAGAGGAAGCCGGTCAAGTCAATGATCCAAACTATTGCTGTTATCATCGCCTGATTGGCCACCCTCTCACTAAATGCtttgtctttaaagacaaaATTATGGAATTGGCCCGTCAAGGAAAGATCCTTCTCGAGGAAGATAAAGCATCGGTAAACCAAACAACAATAATGTTTAGATCTGTGTGTTGCCCGATAGAAGTTCTACCCACATCAAGCAGTGCTCTGTCTGTACAAACGGAGTTTGAAAAATCGTCAATTGAAAATGTTGTTGAAGATGATAATGAAGGATGGACTTTAGTCACTCGAAAAAGGACCTGCAAGCCAAAGACAAAGAAGCACATCTTTCCGAAAAGCATGCGCTCGACAAAGGCTAAAGTAATAGTGAAACGACAAAAtgcaacaaagaaacaaaagagagTCACCACAACACCAATTTCGTCAGATTTTCAGCTTCTTCAAGAGGTTCGACAGCCCGTGACATTGAGAGAATTTATACCCAAAGGGTATTTAAGTGATGATACTGATAAATCCACTTCTTGTAATGTCGTCAAAGCTGAAAATCCTCAAGTCACACAAATTGGCactgaatttgagaaaaaactCAAAGTCGATGATAAACCACTGGTGGATTGTGCAACGACCatcattttttatgatgacgaTTTAACTGTTGAGTTCAAGACCCACAATCGACCTTTGTTTGTTAGTGCATATGTTCGAGAACAAAAGATGAATCAGATACTCATTGATGGGGGATCTGCTGTCAATATCATGTCCGTACGTGCTATGAAAGAGTTAGGAATCTCAAGTGATGAACTCTCCCAGAGCCGCCTCATGATCCAAGGATTTAACCAAGGGGGGCAAAGAGCAATTGGCCTCATAAGGCTTGAATTGCTCATTGGTGAGCTGTCTTCAAGCGCGTTATTTCatatcattgaagccaaaacctcttataacatgctattgggaaggccctggattcacgagaatgaaattataccaTCTACTCTGCATCAATATTTCAAATATTGTCGAGACGGTATTGTTAAGAAAGTTACTGCCGATGACAAACCTTTCACGGAAGCCGAAACTCACTTTGCCGATGCCAAATTTTATCTTCacaaagaagcaaaaagaaaggaatcggTAAAGGAAGAAAGTCAAGATTCCAAAGTACCCATTTTGCGGTATACTCCAAGATCAAAGAGAGAAGAAGGTCAGTCTTCTTTTATCAGAAATGACACATTAAATGTTCCGCTCACCAAGATAGAGCCTGTTAAAATTGAGAAGGTGAGCTTGCAAGGGTTTGTCCGTCCCAAAGAAGAACCGGTAGTGGAACATTACTCGCTACCAACTAATCGGACTCAAGAAGGTTTTGATCCAAACGCCTATAGACTTCTTGCTAAGGCGGGTTATAACCCAAATGAGAAGAATACATTGGGCAAACTCCCTCCTGAAGTAACTGGCGAGAACACTCACGGATTGACACCTACGcagaaaatgttgaaagaaaaaggCTATAATGTTGAAAGTCCATCGATGGGTGTTGGTTATCAACCGCCCTCTCCTGTTCGTATAATGATCAAAAGAGCAAGTTGTAACTATGTGAACGAAGAAATGGAGGTCACAAGCCGAAAGAGATCTGTGTTCGACCGATTGGGAAATAAGTCAAAACGTACTTCTATGTTTGACAGACTTGGCCCGCAGCCGAAAAATCTGAAGTCGCCTGTCTATAAGAGATTCGGCAGTAAAAAACAAGAGTACCAAGTTGCCAGGGAAGAAAGTCTTACTCCAATAAAGAGGAACGGACCAAGAAAGCGAGTCTCCAATTTCTTCATGCACTATGGagacttattcaatgtaagaatTGAAACCATTTTTGAAGAACAGGGGCAAGAAAGTATGGCTTCCTGTCACCATATTACGATCAGTGATcccgaaaaagaagaagaagatgcaaatgACGCTCCCCCTGAACTTGAACAAGGGGTAAAAAATACAGTCGATGAGCTAAAAGAGATTAACCTTGGCACAAGCGACGATCCTCGCCCAATTTACATAAGCTCTTGTATGACtcctgaagaagaaatagaGTATGTTGATTTGCTGCTCGAGTTCAGGGACGTCTTTGCCTTGAATTACTCAGAAATGCCTGGTTTGGATCCAAGGGTCGCCGTTCATAATTTGTCTGTCAAGCGAGGAACAAAACCTGTCAAGCAAACGCAAAGGCGCTTTCGGCTCGAATTGATTCCTCTGATAGAAAATGAGATAAATCGATTGATTGAAACCGGATTCATACGAGAAGTAAAATATCCAACATGGATTTCAAGCATCGTCCCTGTAAGGAAGAATAATGGGCAAATTCGAGTTTGTGTTGACTTTCGAGACTTAAACGAGGCTTGccctaaagatgattttcctctcCCCATCACAGAATTGACGGTAGATGCTACAACCGGGCATGAAGCACTATCTTTTCTCGATGGATCGTCTGGCTACAATCAAATACGCATGGCGCCCGAGGATGAGGAGCTAACTGCCTTCCGCACCCCCAAGGGAATTTATTGCTATAAAGTAATGCCGTTTGGCTTGAAAAACGCTGGAGCGACATATCAAAGGGCAATGCAAAGAATATTTGATGATATGCTCCATAGAAATGTGGAGTGCTACGTTGATGACCTtgtggtgaaatcaaagaagcgAAAGGATCATATTCAAGACCTTCGAAGAGTTTTCCAACGCCTTCGGAGATACCAATTAAAGATGAATCCTTTGAAGTGCGCATTCGGAGTCACTTCTGGCAAGTTTCTTGGTTTCATCGTTCATCAACGGGGAATAGAAGTCGATCGATCTAAAATTGATGCCATTGTGAACATGCCTGAACCGCGAAATATTCATGAATTGAAGAGCCTTCAAGGGAAGTTGGCATATATCCGGAGGTTTATCTCTAATTTGGCCGGACGATGCCAACCCTTTAGTAGACTGATGAAAAAAGGGGTACCCTTCGAGTGGGATGAATCGTGTAGGAATGCTTTTACAAGCATCAAGGCGTATCTCATGAATCCCCCAGTGTTGGCTGCGCCCATTCCAGGAAAACCATTGATTCTCTATATTTCCGCTCAAGAACGGTCGGTTGGGGCCttacttgctcaagaaaatgatgaaggtAAGGAGAATGCACTGTATTACTTGAGCCGGATGATGACATCTAATGAGTTAAACTACTCACCCATCGAGAAGTTGTGTTTGGCACTTATATTTGTCATTCAGAAGTTGAAACATTACTTTCAAGCGCACACTATTCGACTCATATCTAAGTCTAATCCCATTAAATATGTCATGGCAAAACCTGTACTGTCTGATCGACTCGCCAGATGGTACCTCCAGTTTCAacagtttgaaattatttacgTACCTGCGAAGGCTGTCAAAGAACAAATATTGGCAGACTTTTTAGCCGATCATCCCCTACCTGCCGAGTAG